In Nicotiana tabacum cultivar K326 chromosome 17, ASM71507v2, whole genome shotgun sequence, one DNA window encodes the following:
- the LOC107801591 gene encoding snakin-2-like, with protein sequence MVFQKAFAALLIASFMLLHFTNALQKVDYSKPPAPAPQVSQPLNCTGACEYRCSESSRPNLCNRACGSCCHRCHCVPPGTSGNYEACPCYFNLTTHNNTRKCP encoded by the exons ATGGTATTCCAAAAAGCATTTGCTGCTTTGCTAATTGCCTCCTTTATGCTTCTCCATTTCACTAATGCCCTTCAAAAG GTTGACTACAGCAAGCCACCAGCACCAGCCCCTCAAGTTTCACAGCCACTAA ATTGCACCGGAGCCTGTGAATATAGGTGCAGCGAATCGTCTCGGCCAAATCTATGCAACAGAGCTTGTGGAAGCTGCTGCCATAGATGTCATTGCGTACCACCAGGGACTTCTGGCAATTATGAAGCTTGTCCTTGCTATTTCAACCTTACTACTCATAACAACACTCGCAAATGTCCTTAA